A genomic window from Massilia sp. METH4 includes:
- a CDS encoding endo-1,4-beta-xylanase, with protein MTTTRRDMLRLLAGTTCAAALPPLFAADSEPLKAIAAAKGMRFGNALGYRYFKDPAQRALMARECNVIVAENETKWPALEPKRGQFNFGPADEMYAWARKQGMQVRGHNLVWQPAKWLPGWVTAHDFGQGSKEAERLLREHITTVCKHYGTGIYSWDVVNEAVEPETGEMRKNVFTERMGAIEQIDFAFRVAREQAPHAQLVYNDYMREDAGSAKHRAGVLKMLAEMKKRGTPVHALGIQSHIGSWDDVRQQTDPIRDWRAFLDEVTGMGYDLLITEFDVNDRMLPADITMRDAGVAALARDFLDVTLSYRQVKDFLLWGLSDNVSWLQTWDEAPRKDKLPQRPCPYDAQLRAKPLRDAIAASLRAMPARSA; from the coding sequence ATGACCACGACCCGCCGCGACATGCTGCGCCTTCTGGCCGGCACCACCTGCGCCGCCGCCCTTCCCCCGCTGTTTGCCGCCGATTCCGAACCGCTGAAAGCCATCGCCGCCGCCAAGGGCATGCGCTTCGGTAACGCACTCGGCTACCGCTATTTCAAGGACCCCGCGCAGCGCGCGCTCATGGCCCGCGAATGCAATGTCATCGTGGCCGAGAACGAAACGAAGTGGCCGGCGCTGGAGCCGAAACGGGGGCAGTTCAACTTCGGCCCGGCCGACGAGATGTATGCGTGGGCGCGCAAGCAAGGCATGCAGGTGCGCGGCCACAACCTCGTGTGGCAACCGGCGAAATGGCTGCCCGGCTGGGTCACGGCGCACGACTTCGGGCAGGGCTCGAAGGAAGCGGAGCGGCTGCTGCGCGAGCACATCACCACCGTCTGCAAGCACTACGGCACCGGCATCTACAGCTGGGACGTCGTCAACGAGGCGGTCGAACCGGAGACCGGCGAGATGCGCAAGAACGTGTTCACGGAGCGCATGGGCGCGATCGAGCAGATCGACTTCGCCTTCCGCGTGGCGCGCGAGCAGGCGCCGCATGCGCAGCTGGTCTACAACGACTACATGCGCGAGGATGCCGGCAGCGCGAAGCACCGCGCCGGCGTGCTGAAGATGCTGGCCGAAATGAAGAAGCGCGGCACGCCCGTGCACGCGCTGGGCATCCAGAGCCACATCGGTTCGTGGGACGACGTGCGCCAGCAGACCGACCCGATCCGCGACTGGCGCGCCTTCCTCGACGAAGTCACCGGCATGGGCTACGACCTCCTCATCACGGAATTCGACGTGAACGACCGCATGCTGCCGGCCGACATCACGATGCGCGACGCCGGCGTGGCCGCGCTGGCCAGGGATTTCCTCGACGTGACGCTCTCCTACCGCCAGGTGAAGGATTTCCTGCTGTGGGGCCTGTCCGACAATGTGAGCTGGCTGCAGACCTGGGACGAAGCGCCGCGCAAGGACAAGCTGCCGCAGCGCCCCTGCCCCTATGACGCGCAGTTGCGCGCCAAGCCGCTGCGCGACGCCATCGCCGCCTCGCTGCGTGCGATGCCGGCACGCAGCGCCTAG